The Diceros bicornis minor isolate mBicDic1 chromosome 14, mDicBic1.mat.cur, whole genome shotgun sequence genome segment AGCATCTGCTCTGGCAGGTGTACcaggttttctcttttccctagtaGCACTGGTGAAACTTGGTAAAGTTCTGCCACCCTCTTGAACTTGACCAAACTCCAACTACCTGATTTAAATGGCAGTGGATCTGTTTTCCTTTAAACTAGAAACCTTAACTACCTGGATTCCTTTTTTCCTGTCTCCCACCTCCAGCTCATTCCATATATTTGCAGCTTTTCAGTGAGTAGGTTCATATTTCTCTGTGCCTTGTCTGCTCATTTCTCTTCCCCTGAGATTCTGAATTTGTTTTCCAAACCTTACCAAGTCCATTCTCCCAAGAATTGAAAAGCAAGGAGTATCACAAAAAGAGTAAATGCCTAGGAGTGAATGAAGCTGCTCATTGTTTATTTGGAAATGGAAGCAAAGTTCTGAAAAGCCAGGTCACGATCATCATGGTCAGTGGCAAGACTACCCACAACTTAAGGAAGTTTTGGGGCTGTGGCCTAGGTCTTTCCAGAATGCCTTAGGTGGTGCCATCCAACAACATTAAGAACTTGCTTGTTCCAGTCAGGGGCTTACATCTTTCAAGGCATGGCCTCTGCAATTGGTTGCTCTGACCACAGACGTCCTAACGTCCATGACAAGGACCTACAGCTTGTAACAGTGGGAATTTCCAGCTCTCTGGCAACTCCCTGCAGGCAGCAATATCTTTGGTAGGAAACCATCTCTTCTGTCACCTTGGCCATGAGGGCCTGCTCCAGGCCTCCAATCGATATCCATAGCAATGGACCCTTCCCCTGTAGTCATTCCCTCCTGGGGAGGCAAGGGAAGAAGGGGCATTTCTTAGGACTCATTGGCACACCACTGTGTCCACCCGTGGCCTGGAGGTGCCAGCTCTGTCCTCTGGTGCCGTGATGGTGGCCTTAGGTCTGGATGCCTACACGACACCCTGGGCACCGGAAGTCGGCCTCCCTGGCAGCCTGGATGCTACAGCCAACACAGGCCACATGGAACCAGACGTCACAACCATCACACTGAACCCAGGCTACTGTCTCTTCTTGGGGCAGGCAGCAACAAGGGGCTGCACagggctccccacccccaactgcGGGGGGAGCAATGGGGGTGCTCACTGGGTGCTTCCGAGGACGCCCACGTCGATTTCTGAAGAAAGTGACACAAAAACCAGGGTCACTAGAAACTGTAGAAGCCTAGAACTGTCCCCTGGATAATCAAAGTGAACCTAGATAGACTCACTAGACTAATGGTGAACCTGGTTAGTAGAGCTAACCCAGGTCTTGCCATTCCAACATCTGTTCCACTCCTGTCCACCTCccatccccctctccctcccctgagcTGAAGGCCACCTCCCAGCCTGGGGCTCTAAAAATGAATCAAAAGGCAGTGAAATATTAAGACAAAGATCTCTCTACTTACCCACTAGGTGTAAGTGGGGTTTTCTCTACACGGAATTTCTTCCTGGGCTCTGTAAGGACTGGTGGAGGGCTCTCGGGACCCTCTCTCTCATCATCCAGTTCTGCCAACACTCGGTGAGCTGATTTCCTGCGATTCCTTGGGGGTGGGGCAGAAGGGGTGGTCCCCACTTCCCCAGGGGGAGTGGGAACAGGCAGGCTCTGTGGCCCACCCCCACTCCGGGAAAAggtgaggggctggggctggagcttgCTGAGGCTGCCGATGGAGTTGAGGATCAGCGTGGCtttgggggcaggggagagggtgCTGAGGGGGCGCTGTGGAGCCCCCTGGGAGGGCAGCATGGGCCGGAAACCAGCCCTGGTTCCCTCTTCTCCCCTAGACCGAGGGATGGTAATGGCAGCAAAATCTTGAGGTTTGACGCGGACTTGCTGAAACATGAAGTAGAACTCCGGGGGGCTGGTTCCTGGGGGCCCTTCAGGGCCAAAGGTCAGAAGGTCACCATCACTCAACTCTAGCCTATGACCCCTTGGGAGTCGGACATTATTGACCAAAGTCCCTGTTGATGGTGGGCAACCAGGCACAGAGAAGGACAAaacagaaatgaccagagtcaGTCAGGAGGGGAGGAATCTGGCCCCATTTGATTTTCTGGGGAATATGAGGAAGAACTTGACACCTGTCATCAAATTCTCTCACATTCTAAGTACCTCAGCAGGTGATATCAGAGATTAAGCTCCTTGTGAGCTGGGAACAAGATTTACTTTTCTTATGCCCTCCCTCAGGGCACATAGAGGGAGCGGACTCCCCTCACTCTACTGAGGTCCAGTTCTCAGATATACTCACCCTCAAACAGCCCCAACTCAACAGTTACTATCAGCAAAGCTCAgcctgtctgggttcaaatcctagctccaccacttaccagctatgtgactctggacaagttaacctctttgtgcctcatttccctcgcctataaaatggggatgatattcATGCCCACCTACATTCAATGCACTTAAATCTGCCTGGTTCATAATAGTAAGCACTACATGAATGTTGGCTACCACTGTTATCCAACCCCTACCACACACCAAAATAGACCTCACAAAGACATTTTACCCAAGAGGAAACCCAGAGAGGAGAAGTAACAGGTCTGAGGGGGCCACCAGGTCTGATAGGTCTGCCACCAGCGGCCAGTGGCAGAACTCAGATGTGAAGTCAGGCCTTCTGAGGCTGGCTGTAACTATCTCCAAAGTCAAGGAGTAAGACATATGCCCAGATCATTAAAACATAATTCAACATATCATAACGGCCCTAAGACAGGAACGAGATGCCTCAGCAAATCTGGAAACTGAGTCAAGTCTTAGCTTGGATCCCAATGCCCCAGAACAACCCCACTGTGATACTTTCCTGATGATGCCCCAGGCCCTGGATCTACCTCCCAGTCCCTGTATGAGCTAAACGGGCCATCGAGGGTCAGCCCCGCAGAGTGTCTGACACTGCACATTTCTGGTAGGAAGACAGGTCTGGACTACAGCTGTCCATCAAACCTGATGGGGAGTTTGGGAGGCAGGAAGGGTCCTTGTGGAGTCCCTTAATCATTCCAGCCCAGAACTGCAACTGCCTAGGTGCAAGGCTGCCCTGCTCACTGCTCACCTTGGCTGCTATGGTCCTCCAGACTGACCCTCCAGTCATCGCCCCGGCATTCAGCGTGCAGCTCCGCGTGGACTCCAGAGATGAGGCCGGGCTCCTGCTGGGGCCGCAGGGCCACATCACACAGGTCGGCCCTGCGGCCCAAGCGATAGGTGCAGCCAGCTCCGCTTGGGGGGTGGAAGGTGTAGAGATCACCGCCCCTGCCGCCCCCTATGCGCAGCAGCTGGAAGCAGGGCAGCATGGGCGGTGCCCCCTCCGCACCACCTCTTCCACTTCAGGAATCCATCACCTTTCCCACTCCTGGGTGATGCATGGCCGGCCTAAGTTTACTTTCCGTCTGATACAAACTTGAGCTGTGCTTTGTGCAATTTCAACTTTGAGGACACTCCCTGAATGGTGCAAATTCAGAGGACAAGGAGCCTAGGCACACGATGGAAAATTGGCTGTCAAGCAGCTTTGCAACTGAAAAGTTCGGAGAAGGTCCCGGTGCAGTGCAAAAACCAACACGTCTTATGGCACCTTAGTTGAACCGGATCCTCAGGCCGCAAAATACTCGGGGAGCCTTCAATCTGTGCAAGGCAACATACATTAGGCAGCGTCTAGGGAAATACACTGTAGATGTATGTATGAGGGGGGGGTTCCTGCTCCTGTGCAATGTTAGCTTGTCACCTCAATGTAATTTGGAGAAAAGAAGCTTCTTCCTGTCAGACCTGCTTATCCAAATGGAGTAATCCTCCTGCTTGCCCGCGCCTTGCTCTTCTGGCCAATACCTCACTCATAACTAGTTAGCTTGAACCCCAGTGGGAAAGTGAATCCACTGTCATCCCCTAAAGGCAGTGCAAACGAGTCCTTACGTTCTCCAACAAAGCGGATCTAAACCTCCGCTTCTCCGGGTGGGATAAAAATAGAGCAAAGAGCTCCCGGAGATCATACAAGGCAAACCCAGTCTTTTCCCTCCCCGCCCCAGCCCAGTTTCGGATTACCGCGCGGTGCAGTGGCAGGGTCTCCCCTCCAGGCAGTGCCAGCCTCTCGGCGGCCCCGGGACCTCTCGGGCTCCGGCCGGCGCTGGCGCTCCCGCGGCTGTTTGACAGCAAGGAAGCCGGGGCCAGGAGGGGCGCGGCCTCCGCGCGCGGGCAGCGCCGACCCCGCCTTTGGAATTCCCGGGCCCGAACTTCGCGCCGAGCGAGCCCGCCCCCCGTGCCGTTCCTGATTGGCCGGCTCATTTGTGCTCCTCCTCTCCATTGGGCGGCGCGCTTGGAGGCTCTCCGATCTCCCGCCTTCCGCTTTTTCTGATTAGTTCACAAGTTTTCCCGGGTTCCCGGAGTTGGGAGGAGCCGCCGGGGCGCGGAGCTGCCCCAACGCCTTAGTTGGGCCCGGCTTCAGACACTACTGCGCCTGCGTGcacctcttcccctcctccttccggGGTGAAACGGGCTTTAGAGCGGCCCGCCAACCTGCGCGCTTTGCGCAGGCGCGGTCAGGGGCGGAGGCCGCGCCCGGGAGCAAGGTGTAGGGGGTGTGGTCAAAGGGCAGAGGTGGGCTCTCGCGCTGGGTAAGGGGCATTCTGGAAGTGTCGGTTGGGGGCGGGAAGGGGCTGAGCTGGGGTGCGAGGGTGGGTTCAGGGGTCCATAGGGGAAGTGGGGTAAGGGGGCCGGGTAAAAGAACGGGTAAGGTGGTCGGAACAGCCTTAGAGCTCGGGGTCAAGCAGGGTGAAGACGCAAGGGTATTTGAGGGAGTGGGGGTCGGGTGGCAGAACTGAGAGCCGGCTAGAGTGCAGGGAGGCGAGAGCAGGCTATTGAGTTGAGAGATGAAGGTGCGAGTGAGGGAGCAGAGTAATTCCTTCAGGAAAAAAGCAGATTAGGATGTAGGGAGGGAGGGGAATAGAAATCCCAGATCGGCGGGGCGAAAATAGATGAATtcgggtgggagggtggggagacCTTGAACACCCTCTCTATGCTCTAGGACTCTGGAGAGGGGAGGGTGGGTGACAGGAATGGAAGCTGAGAGGATAGTAGAgagaaattgagaggaaagttgTTGGAAGGGTTTGGATGAGATGTCAGGAAGCTGGCTTTTCTGCCAAGAGATCTAGGCTGCCTGGATTCCCAGAGGTCCTGGGGAGGCATCCTATTCTGCATGTAGCCACATTCATCTGGGCCTGGGGCCAGAGCTTTAATAGGGAAGGACCAAGGAGGCATGGCTTGGTGGTGTCTGGATGGGCTTCCCCAAGGCCTTGCTGAGCCATGGAGAGAACTCTGGAGATTGGGCTCACAACCCCTGCACTGCATACCTCCTTTCTCACCTCCGACCAGGAACGGCAGAGACTGTAGAAACTTAAGGAGGAGGGTAAAGTCACTCCCAGAATCCCCAAAGTATGAGTAAAGCCTCAGAGAGCTCCCTCTCAGCCTGTCTCAGTAAATTCCCTCCATCTCGTGGTAATTGCCATAGTTCTGTCAGGAACCAGGTTGGGTCAAGCAAGTGATCTTTGGGTATTTCCTACTTCTTTTGGGAAGTAGGAAAAGAGGAGCTAAGGGTTGGGTGGACCTGGCTTTTATTTAAGGATTATGACTTTGTTATTGTAGGGGCTTTCTCTTTGGAAGGTGGCCTGAAAGTTGAATTGGAGTGTCCTTGTTTCTCCTATTGTCCAGGGGAACATAGATGGCTGGACACTGAATCTAGAGGCTTCAAATAATGTGGAGATGTTTCGACCTTCAGGTCAGTGGGACCTGGCAAGGGGACTGGTGATTGTCTCTCCCTGGGAAGCTGACCATCTTTGTCCTTGTGATTCTTCAGGTTCCACTGGGCTGATTCCCCCATCCCACTTCCAAGCTCGGCCCCTTCCAACTGTGCCAAGAATGGCTCCCACTTGGGTCTCAGACATTCCCCTGCTCCAACCCCCAGCCCATCAAGATGTCTCAGAAAGGCGGCCAGACAACCAGAGACCTCAAGTGATCATGTGGGAACGAGGTGTTTCTGACAATGGGCAGGAGCCAGGGCAGAGAGGCAGGTAGGGATACACTGTCACTGTTTTCTTGGGCTTGCTTGCCAGTGACCCTTCTTCACTGAAATAGATTTGTTACCCTGTTTCAGCCCTTccataatttgttcatttttacatAAGCAACTATTGGTGTGCCTACAATGAATAAATAGTAATAAGGCAGTGTGTTAGCTGCTAGGGATGGGGataacaaaaatgaataagagaGATCTTTATCTCAAGGaatttaaaatcccaagagaGAGACTGACCAACAGCTGATTGTAATAAACATAGTATAAGGCAAGATGAAGAAGTGTGAAGGAGTGTAGCTTGTACTGTGGTATGTGGATTCATTCTGACAGAGTACATGCCATTGGAGGTAGCCATGCTATTTGTAGGTGTACTGTCTATAAAAATTCTTGATGTTTCATGTGTGTCTTTTCCCAAATGTCCTGGAATGTCATTCTGCCATTTTGCCCTAGAGTGGAATTGCAGATGGGTCTACCTTGGACCCCATCAAAGAGGAAGGAGCCCGATGATGAAAGGGGAACACTGGAGTGGGTGTCAGGAGACAGAGACTTTCTGTTGCTCATTTGGCTACCAGCTGGGGCTCCTTTGGCCagtcacttaatttctctagGCTCTGAAGTGACAGATCCCTGccacttcaaaaaaaaattccGTGGTTCTGGGCCTCAGTGAGTGAGCTGTGTCAAGAGCCTTGTTATACTGGTTTAAACTTTATGTGACACCAGTTGATTCTGTTCTCCAAAGGTCGGAACTTTGCAATTTATTGCTGTACTGTTCTCTCAGACTCCTCctaacactcaataaatgcttttaaCTAGCTCCTGGCCGCACCATGTTGATACTGGAagccttgacttctctttctctgcaCCTCCCTCAAACTTTTCCTTGCCCTTAAATCGGAATTCAGAAGCCTCTGTGTGTTCTTCCAACCTCTCCAATTCAGAATGTGTGGCCTGATGATGTGCACAGGCAGATGTTTAATATATCTGCCTGTATATAGGCTCTCTCTAGGGAGATCACGTTCTATGGTCTCAGCAAGCCTTTAGGTCCTGTGAGCCCAGACAGTGGACCTAATGTGCTTAGTAGGGCCTCGATGAATGACTATGGTGAGGGAAATGCAGAGATCCCCATGGCCCGGCTTCATCCCCCTCATCTCCCCACATGGGAACAGAAGgatcctcttctccttctgtctccATTTATGCCCTtggccactctcccagcaccagAGACATGTCTCACCTGTGCTAATCTGTCTTTGAAGGTCCATAGAGGGGTCGCAGGCCCTGAGCCAGCAGGCTGAGCTGATCTCTCGGCAGCTGCAAGAGCTGCGGCGGCTTGAGGAGGAGGTCCGGGTCCTGCGGGAGACCTCGCTGCAGCAGAAGATGAGGCTAGAGGCCCAGGCCATGGAGCTGGAGGCTCTGGCACGGGCGGAGAAGGCCGGCCGAGCTGAGGCCGAGGGCCTGCGTGCTGCCTTGGCTGGGGCCGAGGTTGTCCGGAAGAACCTGGAAGAGGGGAACCAGCGGGAGCTGGAGGAGGttcagaggctgcaccaagaacaGGTGAATGTGGGGGTGGAAAGGGTTTACCTTCAAAATGGTGAACTGGCAGTAGCTTCCCAGCAGAGAACAGGTATCACCCAGAAGGCCCCATGAGCAGTAGAGTAATGAGAAGATGTTTGGTGAAGGCGAAAAAACAGGTGAcctgggaagagggagaacttGGGTGTTTTGGGCTTACTCAGATTGCACTTTTTCCCAGGACTCGGGTGACCCGCACACCACTTGAAGCCCTCCTTCCCCTTCCAGTAGGAAGTAATCTGTCTTCCCACTTTGCTCCAGGTACCCAATTCACCTGGGAGCCTTGGTGGAGGGGTGAGAAAGTTGGGAGTGGGGTCCTAAGGAGGACTGGGAagggaatattactcagtcagcaaccttttttttttgtgaggaagaccagccctgagctaacatccaacgtcaatcttcctctttttgctgagaaagattggccccgggctaagatccgtgcccatcttcctccactttatatgagacgccgccacagcatggcttaacaagtggtgtgtcagtgcacgcccaggatccaaacctgcgaaccccgggccaccgcagtggggCGCGCACTCTTAACCgatgtgccaccgggctggccccatcaacAACCTTTTATCAGCGCTGACTCTGCCATCCCTGAGACAGGAGCTGGGACTCTGGGGTGAGCAAATCAGCTTGAGTCCGTGTGGGTGGAGCCAATAGCCTAGTTGGGGACATGTACATTCAACGCTTAATTTAATCCTACTTCATTGCAATTGGGAGAAGTGCCATGAAGGAGAAAGATAAGGGAGTTCTCACCTGGTAGGGGGTTGGGGAAGGCCACCCTAACCAGTCGACATGTTAAGAAATGAAACCATAAAGAtactggaagaaaacatgggtgAATTCCTTTATAACCTCGGGATGGGGAAGGCCTTTACATATGAATCAAAATCCAGAGCCATTAAAGAAAATATCAATACATTGACTTTATAATACTaaggaatgacaaaataaaagtaaaattaaaggaCAAATGATAAACTAGGGAAGAATATTTACAGCTCATATCACACGAAAAGGCTAATATCCTTACTATATAATGTGTGCCTAGAAATTGATGAGGGAAAGACAGCAATCCAGCCAGAAAATGGACAAAGGAGATAGTTCAAAGGACAGTATAAAAGGCCTTTAGATTCGTGAAAGGTGCTTAATGATAAGGAGTTGACATCTGTACTGAATAGGAGTTGGCTGGTGAGGAGGCGTGTTGGGGAGGCGATGGGAGCTGAAGTGACACTTGGCACCATGGGGGACGGGAGGAGGCCAGAGGGGCTCTGGGTGGTGTGTGGACTGCGAGGCCTCGGGCCTGTTCAGAACTTTATACTTTACCTTAAGAGCAATGAGCAACCGTTGAAAGGTTTTAAACAGggaatgacatgatcagatttgtattttatgtCTAAAAAGACCAGTTTTGTGATTTAAGTCCTAAGTGATCACTTCGTGGTACGGAGATCAGGCTAGAAGGGGATGGACCGGAAATCAGGGCGGCCACTCTCCCTCCTTCACTGGCCGTCCCACGACTCCTTCAGTGTGTCTGACCCCATTACCACTGTTTGAGGtgcagagagaaaaggacaagCTTCCTAGAGCTTCCTTTCGAATGGGGTGTGGCAGATAGTAAGTACATGCAGAAGTAAGTTCACTTTAGGTGATAGTAAGTGCTGGAAGGCCATGACCAGGTGATAGGACACAGTGGGTTGTGGATGGGGATTGGAGGGCCCAGGGaggcctttctgaggaggtgacgTCACCCAGGATCTGAGGAGCTGGGGAGGCCAAGCCTTCAGCTAGACTCTGAGGTGGGAAAGAGCTGGCTTGTTGGGGTGAAGAAGGGAGGGcattgtggctggagcagagtgggcaGTGGGAGAGCGGTAGGAGATGGGCTCAGGGAGGTGGGCAGAGGCCAAGGGGCAATGGGCTTGGCAGGCCAAGAAGAGAAGCTGAGTTTTGGTCTGAATGCCATGGTAAGCCACTAGAGGTTTTTAAAGACTGGTCAGGAGATTATTGCTGTTGTCCAGGCCAGAAGTGAGGGCAGCTTACCTCAGTTGGTGGCATTGGAGATGGAGAGAGGTGAAGATGTGTTTTGGGAGGAGACCTGACAGGAACTGCTGATGGATTGGAGGGTAATGAGAGAGAGTGAGTCTCCATTTTGCTACGCGCAGTTGGGTGACTTGTTGGGTTGTTGCCTAAGGTCATGGAAAGTGGGACTGAGGGGACAGGGCCAAAGCAGGCGGGATTTGGAAAGCCCAGATTTGGGAGTGAGCTGGCCCCTGCTGAGCCCTGTCTTCTCTCCGCAGCTCTCCTCCTTGACGCAGGCTCACCAGGAGGCTCTGTCCAGTTTGACCAACAAAGCTGAGAGCTTGGAGAAGTCTCTGAATAGTCTGGAAACCAAGAGGGCAGGAGAAGCCAAGGAGCTGGCCGTGGCCCAGAGGGAGGCTGAGCTGCTGCGGAAGCAGCTGAGGTAAGTGAGGGTAGGGGGTGGCCAAAGGGGCTTGTGGGTGGGGCAAGTCTCTAGGGTGCCCCACTGACGCCTCCCCTATTCCTACCCCAACCCCAGCAAGACCCAAGAAGACCTGGAGGCTCAGGTGACCTTGGTTGAGAATCTAAGGAGATACGTGGGGGAACAAGTCCCTCCTGAGGTTCACAGCCAGACGTGGGAATCAGAGAGACAGGAGCTTCTAGAAACTGTGCAGGTGAGAGAGTGCAGGGTGCATCTGTGCGGGAGGTGGGACAGGAGGGCTCAAGGAtcaggtcctgggagaggggtGGCCCCTGGAGAAGAACACAGTCCCCAGGAGAGAAGGCATTACTGTCAAGAGGGTGCAGACTGGCTGCTGCCCGAGGACATGGCACAGGGGCCCTACGGAGGcggctgctccctctccctccgtctccctccctctcccacctgcagCACTTGCAGGAGGACCGGGATGGCCTGCAGACCACGGCAGAGCTGCTGCAGGTGCGCGTGCAGAGCCTCATGCACATCCTCTCCatgcaggaggaggagctggccaGGAAGGTAGGCCCCCCAGGCGCCTCCCTGTGAGTGGGAGGAGTTGGTGTGCTGCCAGAACCTGCTGGGATCTTTCTTTCCTTGAACACCTCTTCTTGCTGTGGCTCCTGTTGCTTGGGCaggacagaaaacagaaaacacctccttcctctcccaccccaggAACCCACACTTTCCCCTGTTCCTCCACCTCACAGGTTCAACCTTCAGATTCCCTGGAGCCCGAGTTCACCAGGAAGTGCCAGTGCCTGCTGCAGGGCTGGCGGGAGAAGGTGTTTGCCCTCATGGTGCAGATGAAGGCCCAGGAGCTGGAGCACAGAGGATGCAGGGAGCAGCTGAAGGGACAGGTCGCTTGGCACCCCGTTTCTCCCCATATTCTCCCCCCAACTCCTTGCTTCTTACATAAGGGatgacattcattcaacaaatatttactgagtggttACCACCTGCTGGGAACACAGCCCTGAATGCAGACAGACAAATACCTGCTctaaggagcttacattctggagCGGGAGACACATAATAGGCAAGTAAACAATAAGATAATGTCAGGTAGTTATATGCCCTATAAAGGAAAATGTGAAAGATCCTGTGACAGAGAGAGACCGTGGGGTGGGCCCGCCTTAGGTAGGATGGTCAGGAACGGCCTCTCTGAGGACGTGACAGTGTCTAAGGATAGGTGGCGTGAGCAGAGGCGGTGGGTCCTtgtgggtgggtcactgggcacTTTCTCAAGGTGTGGGCACATGGAACATACTTCTGGAAGGAAACCTGGACTCAGACTCCATTCTGGGGAACCCAAGCCTCTTGTCTCCCTGCATGGCATTCTTGCAGagatctctgcacctgccccttcATTCCAGTGACCCCCTCCAGCTTGCTGCTCTAGCTGTGCCCTGCCCGTCTTCCTCTCCTCACCCAGGTAGCAGAGCTCCAGGAAAGAGCTGCAGCCCAAAGCCAGGAGCAGGCCATCCTGCAGCGCTCCCTGCAGGACAAAGCCGCAGAGGTGGAGGTGGAGCGGATGGGTACCAAGGTCTGTCTGAGACAGACGGAGTCTAAGGGAGGCCAGGGAAATCCCTAGCGCCGGTCTGTGGGCCAGGACCCTGGGGAGGGGACCCTTCTCTTTACCGCATCCTTCCCAGGCCCTGCAGATGGAGCTGAGCCGTGCTCAGGAGGCTCAGCGCCGGCGGCAGCAGCAGGCAGCCTCGGCGGAGGAGCAGCTGAAGCTTGTGGCCAGTGCTGTCAGCAGGTATCTGGGAGGTGGGTGGGGTGGAGTAGTATTTCTGCTTCCCCAGCTTCCCAGGCACCTTGGAGTTTAAGAGCCTCAGGCAAGAGGGGCTGGAGAGCTGGCTACTGGAGGATGCAGGGCAGAGGTAGTTAGCCCTGTGTAAGTTcctgtgtttgtttttccctGGGGCAACCCCTCCACGTTCACACCAGGGTCACTTGTTATGACTCCCACTGACCTTGGCTGGAGGTGAGGCACCACTTCTTCCTGGAGTTCAGTCTAGTACCAGCTTGAGCTAAACAGAGCACCTGAGAGGATGTCCACCTTCAGAGTTGTCCGAGGGTAGAGAGTGTGGATACTTGGTCTTTCTTTCGTTAAAATTTTACAGGCATGCCCTGAGtagttggaaaaaaatttaatctctattttaaagCTGTACACCTACTGGTGTACTAGATATTCCATCTAAAATGTATAGCAGTTTCCTTCTCGATCAATTGGAAGCCTGTGTCTCTTATACCAACTTCCTAGTTTCTTTCCCAACTCTTGTTACATAACCTTTAGAAAGCCCTCTGAGGAGAAGCACAGGCTTTGCACTGGTAACAGCCCCTCCTCAGCCGTGGACACTGGAGTACTGAGGGGGTCCACGTAGAgatctcagcacagtgcctggcttgtCGTCTGTGCTCTGTAAATGTCTACTGTTAACCACGAGGCTCCTCTGGATGGATCGCATAACAGTTTTTGGTTTAGCAAAATTGTGATGCAGGATGGGTCCTTGCCCACCATCCCCTTCTGTTGAATTGGGCCATGGGGACTAATTTAActtgaaaaaattatgaaaaagttCAAAGGATAAGAGAGGCTAAGTATGATGAACCACACCCAGATTCAGTCCATCGCATGTACCTCCTACCTCTAGGACAACAGAGAGAAACGCTGTGGACAGGGTTTTACTTTGGTACCAGGACATCACTGCAGTGGTTCTTGCTAATGATTTATTGCCAGAAAGTCCACCAGGCTTAAAATAACCCAAACTTGGACTGTTGCCAGGTTTGTTAGATAGCCTCTAGATGGCTTGGGAACCTTACCAGAAAATG includes the following:
- the TCF19 gene encoding transcription factor 19 isoform X1: MLPCFQLLRIGGGRGGDLYTFHPPSGAGCTYRLGRRADLCDVALRPQQEPGLISGVHAELHAECRGDDWRVSLEDHSSQGTLVNNVRLPRGHRLELSDGDLLTFGPEGPPGTSPPEFYFMFQQVRVKPQDFAAITIPRSRGEEGTRAGFRPMLPSQGAPQRPLSTLSPAPKATLILNSIGSLSKLQPQPLTFSRSGGGPQSLPVPTPPGEVGTTPSAPPPRNRRKSAHRVLAELDDEREGPESPPPVLTEPRKKFRVEKTPLTPSGNRRGRPRKHPVSTPIAPPAVGGGEPCAAPCCCLPQEETVAWVQCDGCDVWFHVACVGCSIQAAREADFRCPGCRVGIQT
- the CCHCR1 gene encoding coiled-coil alpha-helical rod protein 1 isoform X1, yielding MAWWCLDGLPQGLAEPWRELWRLGSQPLHCIPPFSPPTRNGRDCRNLRRRGNIDGWTLNLEASNNVEMFRPSGSTGLIPPSHFQARPLPTVPRMAPTWVSDIPLLQPPAHQDVSERRPDNQRPQVIMWERGVSDNGQEPGQRGRSIEGSQALSQQAELISRQLQELRRLEEEVRVLRETSLQQKMRLEAQAMELEALARAEKAGRAEAEGLRAALAGAEVVRKNLEEGNQRELEEVQRLHQEQLSSLTQAHQEALSSLTNKAESLEKSLNSLETKRAGEAKELAVAQREAELLRKQLSKTQEDLEAQVTLVENLRRYVGEQVPPEVHSQTWESERQELLETVQHLQEDRDGLQTTAELLQVRVQSLMHILSMQEEELARKVQPSDSLEPEFTRKCQCLLQGWREKVFALMVQMKAQELEHRGCREQLKGQVAELQERAAAQSQEQAILQRSLQDKAAEVEVERMGTKALQMELSRAQEAQRRRQQQAASAEEQLKLVASAVSSFQTWLQSTMAKVERAAARLPSLSSRVSYAVRKVHTIRGLMARKLALAQLRQESCLPPPPATDVSLELEQLREERNRLDAELQLSAHILQQEVGRAREQGEAERQKLNEVTQQLERELQRTQESLASVGLQLEAARQGQQESTAEAASLRQELTQQQEIYGQALQEKVAEVETHLREQLSETERRLNEARREHAKAVVSLRQIQRKATREKERNQELRRLQDEARKEEGLRLTQRLQELERDKNLMLATLRQEGLLSRYKQQRLLAVLPSLLDKGKSAESSPRPPGSSAPAPPAAAASTRESIKGSLSILLDDLQGLSEAISKEEAVSQGDNQNSPAPVSC
- the TCF19 gene encoding transcription factor 19 isoform X2, translating into MLPCFQLLRIGGGRGGDLYTFHPPSGAGCTYRLGRRADLCDVALRPQQEPGLISGVHAELHAECRGDDWRVSLEDHSSQGTLVNNVRLPRGHRLELSDGDLLTFGPEGPPGTSPPEFYFMFQQVRVKPQDFAAITIPRSRGEEGTRAGFRPMLPSQGAPQRPLSTLSPAPKATLILNSIGSLSKLQPQPLTFSRSGGGPQSLPVPTPPGEVGTTPSAPPPRNRRKSAHRVLAELDDEREGPESPPPVLTEPRKKFRVEKTPLTPSGNRRGRPRKHPEGMTTGEGSIAMDIDWRPGAGPHGQGDRRDGFLPKILLPAGSCQRAGNSHCYKL
- the CCHCR1 gene encoding coiled-coil alpha-helical rod protein 1 isoform X2, with translation MFRPSGSTGLIPPSHFQARPLPTVPRMAPTWVSDIPLLQPPAHQDVSERRPDNQRPQVIMWERGVSDNGQEPGQRGRSIEGSQALSQQAELISRQLQELRRLEEEVRVLRETSLQQKMRLEAQAMELEALARAEKAGRAEAEGLRAALAGAEVVRKNLEEGNQRELEEVQRLHQEQLSSLTQAHQEALSSLTNKAESLEKSLNSLETKRAGEAKELAVAQREAELLRKQLSKTQEDLEAQVTLVENLRRYVGEQVPPEVHSQTWESERQELLETVQHLQEDRDGLQTTAELLQVRVQSLMHILSMQEEELARKVQPSDSLEPEFTRKCQCLLQGWREKVFALMVQMKAQELEHRGCREQLKGQVAELQERAAAQSQEQAILQRSLQDKAAEVEVERMGTKALQMELSRAQEAQRRRQQQAASAEEQLKLVASAVSSFQTWLQSTMAKVERAAARLPSLSSRVSYAVRKVHTIRGLMARKLALAQLRQESCLPPPPATDVSLELEQLREERNRLDAELQLSAHILQQEVGRAREQGEAERQKLNEVTQQLERELQRTQESLASVGLQLEAARQGQQESTAEAASLRQELTQQQEIYGQALQEKVAEVETHLREQLSETERRLNEARREHAKAVVSLRQIQRKATREKERNQELRRLQDEARKEEGLRLTQRLQELERDKNLMLATLRQEGLLSRYKQQRLLAVLPSLLDKGKSAESSPRPPGSSAPAPPAAAASTRESIKGSLSILLDDLQGLSEAISKEEAVSQGDNQNSPAPVSC